TAGTGCCATCGACATGACCAAAAAGGCCAAGTCCATCAAGAAACGGTTCCACTTGAGTTTGCCAATAGAGAAAGTTCTTTGACGTCAGTTTAATGGAGATGTAGTGATGGGCATTGGGGAAGGAGGGGAGGCTGGGTACCTCAGAGGAGGATGATAGAGCACCAACCACCATGGCAGAAAGGGATCCTTCGGTCatggtgaagaaaaaaaaaaaaaaaaaaaatttaagagtTTGATAGCTCATTGGAGTTGAGGCTCTGATTACCATGTTGAAGTGTGTAAATTGAATTTCATTGCCTTGATTATTCTCTCTCAATTGGAGAGTATAAATACAGATACACTTACAAGATATTCACTATGGTTATACAAGGAAATaaatcacataaaatatagaaGTTACTGTAGGAGATATTCACTGAGATCCtattctatatcacatgtgataacgaTTCTGGCTTGCCATCCATAGAGAGATTTGATATCATATGTGTGATATTCAACAAGATTTCCGCCACATATGATCTTCAGAGGAGAAAGACATGTATAACCTTGATAGGAATCAACTAGCCTATGCACATCTGAAACAATCGCTTCAACTTCATCAATAGGCGGAGATTGATGTGGATGAAGAATGTACTGGATCAACTCATCACTATCCGACTCTACTTGTAGATGTGAGTAGCCTTATTCAATACCATTGTTGATAGGGCATATCGAACAGCTAATGCCTCCCCATGGAGCACTGATCTGAAGTGATGATAACAGAAGAAAGCTTTCAAGTGTACACCTCTATGGTCTCTAAATACAAAACCCAGTCCACCTTTATCCTCTCCTTGTGAAACAGCAGCATCATAGTTTACTTTTAAGAATCCAACCGGTGGTGGTCTACAAGGTGTAGGTGTAGAGTTGTCGCTGATTCTAGTAGGGGCAGCAGGCTTCACAGGTGCAGTGGTGGCTTGAGTGATATTCATGAAATGCCCTTTCTTGCCCTCCAAATGTACAACAGGGGTGAGATTTTTCATCTCAAGAGGGTGGAAGgttatttctctcttcttaaGTTTGGCACAGGTTGCTCGCAGCCTGAcagtcttcttttttctttgataaatATTGAGTTAAAATACGTAAGTACTCCTCCAGGCTCCAATACAACGTCAAGAAAAAACTTGCAACACAAGACAACATcgtttgattaaaaaaaaaaaaaaaagaattagaagACGACCCAAAGTCAAAGATACATGACTTTGGTACTGATATGTTAGTGGGTGGTGGGCAACTTCCATCAAATTTCCATAACGGGTACATGTCTTTGGTACTGATCCCAGCTCATGTCCGAGTTTAGATCTGCTATctacatggggatgggtggggacagatttGAACCCTCCATATGGGTAGTTGATCCGAATTCTTTCATTTCCATCAGCTTCACAGCCCGTATGAACCACGGGTCAACTCAAGTCCCCTTAATAAAATCCATCAATGTCCATGAGGATTACCGGTCAAGTCGCCGTGTGAAGCACGCTGGTGATTCAGAACAACTTTTATCTTATAAAATATCATTTGGGCTTCAAAGAGCTGGGATATAATCAATCTATCTGAATTAAGTGTTATCTGATAAGGCCTAATCATGGGAGGTCTATCTGCTATTACATCTATTCATGATCagtttcttctgcttcttcctctgTTGTTGCAGCTGctgctttttgattttctatACCTTGGAATTAGCAATAATATTGTTGGAGCTGCTGGTCTCACTGTGAGCAACAACAGCAGCtgcaaagagggagagagacaggCACTGCTCGAGTTCAAAGCTGGTCTAAACGACACTACTTCGGGGCGGCTCTCTTCTTGGATTGGTGATGATTGCTGCACATGGAGAGGTGTGGGCTGCAACAATCGGACCGGCCATGTCATCAAACTCGACCTTCGAAATCAACCTGTATACTTTGTAGTAGAGAGGGCATTTGTTGTTGAATATACAGAAATTGATTGGGAAGCTGCCCAGAAGTCTTCTTTGGGTGGAAAGATAAGTCCTTCATTGCTCAAATTGAAACACTTGAATTACTTGGACCTCAGCTTCAACATTAATTTTCAAGGAACCCATATTCCAAAATTCATCGGTTCCCTTCATAACTTGAGGtatctcaatctctcttttgCATCATTTGGTGGAACAATTCCTCCTCACTTTGGAAACTTGTCTAGATTGCAATATCTTGACCTCCATACTCCAActccctatttttattttgttgaatATGAGCTAAACATCAACAATCCTCACTGGCTCTCTggtctatcttcttctttgaggTACCTAAACATGAAAAATGTGAGCTTTACAGGTAAGTCTTCAACTGACTGGATACAAGCTGTTACTATGCTTCCTTCTCTGTCAGAACTACACCTGTCCTTCTGTGAACTTTCCAACATCCCTCTCTCAATATCATCTCTTCCATATGCTGCAAATTTTACTTCTCTTCTAGTCCTCGAACTTGCCTGGAACAACTTTAACTCCTCAATTATTCCTCCCTGGATTTTTAATATTACTAGTCTTACTGTTCTTGACTTATCTGGTGCGGACACTGAGGGAAGGATACCAAAAACTTTGGGCAATCTTTGCAATTTGAAACGGTTAGATCTATCATATTCCAATATTAATGGCGAAATAACAGAATATGTGAACAGTTTGTCCATCTGCAATTCTAATAGCCGCTTGGAGACACTACATTTGGGATACACCGAAGTTTCAGGTCTGATTCCATCATCTATCGGAAACTTGTCGTTCTTGATAGATTTGGACCTCTCTTCAACTCAACTTTCAGGTAATAAACTTCTACCTTCTTCTTGAAACTTGTTGGATAtatctcttaaaaaaaaaataaaaaaattccctcttctttttttttgtgggtacaTGCAAGTACCTCTCTTAATTGAAACTTCTATTTCAGGTCCAATTCCTACTTCTATCGGAAACTTGTCTTCCTTGATAGAATTAGACCTCTCTGATACTCAACTTTCAGGTAAACTTCCATCTTCTCCCAGAATCTTGTTGGATCGCTCCAGAattcctcccccaccccctcttttttctttttcttttttttgtttctcctaTGGGTGCATGTATACTAGGACCCCTCTTAATTAATTGAAACTTCTATATCAGGTCCAATTCCTACGTCTATCGGAAACTTGTCATCCTTGAGAACATTAGACCTCTCCTACAATCAAAAATTGGATGCAACTATTCAGAGTTGGTTGAATTGATAATAATTGAGAGTTCTTTGAGGGGCATTATTTCCGAAGGTCACTCTTAAGAATGTTAAAAGTCTAAAAGTGTTATACATCGAACCAGAAGCTCCAAATAAGCCCTTGGTTTTTAAACCGAGTAGGGAGTGGATTCCAACTTTTAGTCTGAAGACTATCTATATGTCTGACCTCCAAATGggccccaattttccttcaTGGCTTGCAACTCAAAAGGACCTCTCGAGTATAACTCTCAAAAACGTAGGAATTTCAGACACAAATACCAGATAGCATTTGGAATTTATGTGCTCGGCAAACTATTCATACTTTGGATCTCTCTCAAAATCAAATCAGGGGGAGGGTACCAAATTCTTTGGAATTTTTTGGTGCAGGTACAGTAGATTTGAGTTTCAATCAAATCAATggttctctccccctttggtcTAATGTCATTAATCTATATCTTGGGACAAATTTATTCACGGGACAAATTCCTCAGAATATTGGTGAAGTTTTAGGGTCTGGAGTAGCCTCTTTAGATTTTTCTGGGAATTTTTTAAATGGGAGCATTCCTTCTTCTATATGTCAACTACCGAGTTTGTTGTATCTTATTCTTTCAAATAATAGTTTATGGGGAGAACTCCCTAATTGTTGGAAGCACATAAAGGGCTTGACGGTTCTATATTTAAGTAACAACAATCTATCAGGCAGGATTCCTCAATCAATAGGTTATTTATCTTCATTGGAAATTCTACTACTTAGTAGCAGCAACTTTCGTGGGAAGCTTCCTTCATCATTACGAAAATGCACATCTATATCAAGTCTTGATCTTGGCACAAATGGATTCACTGGCAATATACCAACATGGATTGGAGAAAGTGTATTAGCTCTGAGACTTATCCGTCTTCATTCCAACTTTTTCACTGAAGAAATTCCTTCACAAATCTGTAAGCTTTCTGGGCTTCACATCTTGGACCTCTCACATAATAATCTATCAAGATTCATCCCACAATGTTTGGGAAACTTGAGTCATCTAGAATCAACTAAGGCACGTTTTACACGATACTGGCATTATGAGGAGCATATGAAGGTAGTTACAAAGGGAAGAGAACTTGAATACACCTCCACTCTTGTCTTAGTGAACAGCATTGATCTTTCATGCAATCATCTATCAGGAAAAATTCCAGATGGGATCACAAGGCTGGTAGGATTGGGTACGTTGAATTTATCAATGAATCATTTGACAGGAAAAATCCCAGAGAAGATTGGGGATTTGGAATATCTGGAAACACTTGACCTCTCCAGAAACCAACTTTCTGGTGAGATTCCTCCAACCATATCTTCTTTAACTTTCTTGAGCCATTTGAACCTCTCACATAACAATTTATATGGGAAAATTCCGTTAAGTAACCAGATTCAGACCATTAGTGTTGATGCATCCATTTATAGTGGGAACTCCGGACTTTGTGGGTGGCCCCTACCTAATAATTGCCCAGGCACCAACAtatctcctccatctccacTTCCTCCAACAAATGATGATGCCAAAGTTGATGGAGATCATCAAAATGAAGAATGGATGGATATGTTATGGTTTTACATCGGCGGCGTTATGGGCTTCATTGTGGGATTTTGGGCGGCTGTTTGGGGTACTTTATTTTTCAAGAAATCTTGGAGGAATTGCTTACTTTCGGTTTTTGTCATATTATATTGAACGAGGAGATTGATCGATATCTCCAAACTCCACTGCGCGCCTGCTTGTCTTATTACCATAAGACACAATAAATAAAAGGTACGTACAATCCATatcctttaattaattaatgtctGTATTTCCTAttaagagagtttttttttttgtttcttttcctcaTCATAGGAATGTGTCTAATTGGGGTTGTTGGCATATATCTGTATAAGCAGGAATGCTATATATGCCTTGGTTTATGTTGtatgttttaattttgaattaATAAGATTGTGTGGTACGTACAGCTTAGTTTACACAAATTTACTGAAAATGCCAAGATAATTAATTTTGGATATAAAATATTAATGGATCCCCAATTTTGAGACATGATGATGAAATACATGGTCGTTATCTTCTTCTCATTGAAAAATTCAGATTTATCTAGTTAATGAGCATGTTGCGTATGTGACAAAAATCAAGGTAACTGTACGGTACTTCGCTTCTTACTATAAGACCCGCATatatccttttttatttccatttccCCAAATTGTAGGCTATTTGATGGGGAATAATGCATTTATACAGCTCTAACAAGTAAATGATCCTTCATGGTCCACCTAGTTTTGCCATACAAAGGTGTTTCAGGACTACTATGGGACAGTTCTGACatcatttttgtttcatttttgcCCTGAAATGTTTTGGAGGGATTCATTAATGTTCTATTTTTGTTATCTCTCGTTTCTGTGCAATTTTATGCCTCATTTTGTTTCTGATGTCCAAGAAATACATTGAAATTATTGGACTTAATTACCGGCTCAAATCCAGTCTCCTAGCTGTGCAGATAAACCTCACCAACTGTACagatattctttcttttttctttcaatcttaTCCCTCAATCAATGGGATCTCCTACTCTATATATGTAATCAGTCATAGATAATAGAATCATCCAATTATTCACTATCAACCTTACATGGTATCAGCCTTATCACAATTCTGTCTtcttttcattctcttttcttgctGTTGTACACATCATTAATAGGTTGCCTACTAAAGTCTTGCATGGCAAAACCCCAATTGAAATCCTCACAAACCGACCCCCTTCCTATTCTCATTTGCGCACTTTTGGGTGCCTTTGCTATAGACACAATCACTCCACCATCAAACACAAGTTCGACCCTCGTGCTTCCCCAGGCGTGTTCATTGGCGACCCATATGCTCAAAAAGGATACAAAATATATGATCTTGAAACCAAAAAAGTCTATACCAGTCGAGAAATCAAATTTGTTGAAACATCCTTCCCTTTTCGGACCACTCGAACCACTCCCACCGCAGCACCAGTCTTACCTCTTCCTATATCTGATGATACATTCTCCAACCAACCGCTGCCCACACCTTCACTGAGTCCACAACCTTCCCTTCCTATTGTTACTGGTTCACCCACTCCGCTGCCCACACCTTCACCGAGTCCACAACCTTCCCTTCCTGTTGTTATTGATTCAACCCCCATTGATGCTTTACCACCCCCTCCAACTCGATCAATACGGTCTCGACAGCCACCAGCGCACTTGAAGGATTACCACTACCACGCTTCTCAGCTCCAATCATCGCCATCCACTGCAAGTACTCTAAGCCCTATTGATTCCTCTTTATATTATgataatctctctccttctcaccTTAAGTACATCAAGTCTTTATCTTCTCACATAGAACCTACCAGCTTTGCCAAAGCAGTGTCATCACCCCGATTGGAAGAGAGCCATGCAAACAGAAATAGAGGCGTTGGAACAGAACCACACATGGTCCCTTGTGCCTTTACCACCAAATGTCAAAcccattggatgcaaatgggtataCAAAATAAAACGTCATGCTTACAGTTCCATTGAACGGTACAAAGCCCGCTTGGTGGCGAAGGGTTACACACAAACTGAAGGTATTGATTTTCATGAAACGTATACTCCCACTGCCAAGTTCACTACTATCCGTGCTTTACTTGCCATTGCCGCTGTGAAAGACTGGACACTTCACCAACTGGATGTCAATAACACCTTCTTACATGGCGATCTTGACGAATTAGTTTACATGAAATTGCCACCTGGCTAACATCGGAAGGGGGAGAATATGGTTTGTCGTTTGAATAAGTCTCTTTACGGTCTCAAGCAAGCATCTCGAAACTGGTTTGCCAACTTTTCAACTGCTCTAGTGGGCCTTGGTTTCACTCAGTCCAAGTCTAAccactctctcttctttaaaGGAACATGATTGAATGCTCTGTTTGTGCTCGTCTATGTGGACGATATTCTGGTTGTAGGGCCCAACTCCAATGCCATATCAGCCTTAAAAGCAACTTTCCAAAAACAGTTTTGCACAAAGGATCTCGGccctttgaaatatttttttggtttagaaGTGGCCCGCTCAAAGAAAGGGatatttttaaaccaaaggaaatATGCACTTGACATCATCTCTGATATTGGACTTACTGGTGCCCGTCCCACTGAGTTTCCCATGGAGCAGAATCTAAAATTGACAACCACTGATGGTGATTTACTACCAGATGCAACACGATATCGCCGCTTGATTGGGCGACTGATTTACCTCACCAT
The sequence above is a segment of the Telopea speciosissima isolate NSW1024214 ecotype Mountain lineage chromosome 7, Tspe_v1, whole genome shotgun sequence genome. Coding sequences within it:
- the LOC122668637 gene encoding receptor-like protein EIX2, whose amino-acid sequence is MGGLSAITSIHDQFLLLLPLLLQLLLFDFLYLGISNNIVGAAGLTVSNNSSCKEGERQALLEFKAGLNDTTSGRLSSWIGDDCCTWRGVGCNNRTGHVIKLDLRNQPVYFVVERAFVVEYTEIDWEAAQKSSLGGKISPSLLKLKHLNYLDLSFNINFQGTHIPKFIGSLHNLRYLNLSFASFGGTIPPHFGNLSRLQYLDLHTPTPYFYFVEYELNINNPHWLSGLSSSLRYLNMKNVSFTGKSSTDWIQAVTMLPSLSELHLSFCELSNIPLSISSLPYAANFTSLLVLELAWNNFNSSIIPPWIFNITSLTVLDLSGADTEGRIPKTLGNLCNLKRLDLSYSNINGEITEYVNSLSICNSNSRLETLHLGYTEVSGLIPSSIGNLSFLIDLDLSSTQLSGPIPTSIGNLSSLIELDLSDTQLSGPIPTSIGNLSSLRTLDLSYNQKLDATIQSTVDLSFNQINGSLPLWSNVINLYLGTNLFTGQIPQNIGEVLGSGVASLDFSGNFLNGSIPSSICQLPSLLYLILSNNSLWGELPNCWKHIKGLTVLYLSNNNLSGRIPQSIGYLSSLEILLLSSSNFRGKLPSSLRKCTSISSLDLGTNGFTGNIPTWIGESVLALRLIRLHSNFFTEEIPSQICKLSGLHILDLSHNNLSRFIPQCLGNLSHLESTKARFTRYWHYEEHMKVVTKGRELEYTSTLVLVNSIDLSCNHLSGKIPDGITRLVGLGTLNLSMNHLTGKIPEKIGDLEYLETLDLSRNQLSGEIPPTISSLTFLSHLNLSHNNLYGKIPLSNQIQTISVDASIYSGNSGLCGWPLPNNCPGTNISPPSPLPPTNDDAKVDGDHQNEEWMDMLWFYIGGVMGFIVGFWAAVWVFHHAKGYRQLPMYYEADRIASTEDSTRWPGSSDDKLYQRKKQKSMAELLTGDFYVDHRRSESDVVGEVISGRGGRPLKTEEIKEVEPDEHGIFTLGKSEIGIQMHGDKVHSETI